Proteins from a genomic interval of Desulfurobacterium sp. TC5-1:
- a CDS encoding MBL fold metallo-hydrolase — translation MIINVAGCYGSKSKLMNLVTFIISNKVAVDCGNLFAKEVNREEIEHILVTHSHMDHLQDLPFFIDEIPFNKNRKSPLTVYGNDEVIQTLKNHIFNGTVWPELKNFKMANGEDAVILKRLEEGKLLRLSNLTVYPLKANHTVKTFGFAIFEENKGILISGDTYKCKQMWNLVKNENRIKAVFIDVSYPSSMVDLSRKAKHYCVSELKKDLEENNISKELPIYAYHLKFPFVEEIKEELSKLKWNIKVLSDGKTVEV, via the coding sequence ATGATTATAAATGTGGCTGGATGTTACGGTTCAAAAAGCAAGTTAATGAATCTTGTAACATTCATTATTTCGAACAAAGTAGCTGTTGACTGTGGAAATCTCTTTGCAAAAGAAGTAAATCGAGAAGAAATAGAGCACATACTGGTCACTCACAGCCACATGGATCATCTGCAGGATCTACCTTTTTTCATTGACGAAATTCCGTTTAACAAAAACAGAAAAAGCCCACTTACCGTTTATGGAAATGATGAAGTTATACAAACACTCAAAAATCACATATTCAACGGCACCGTCTGGCCGGAGCTTAAAAATTTTAAAATGGCAAACGGTGAAGATGCTGTAATCCTAAAGAGATTGGAAGAAGGAAAACTATTGAGACTTAGCAACCTGACGGTTTACCCTTTAAAGGCAAACCATACCGTTAAAACTTTCGGATTTGCTATATTTGAAGAAAACAAAGGTATCCTGATAAGTGGCGATACGTATAAATGTAAACAGATGTGGAATCTCGTCAAAAATGAAAACAGGATAAAAGCCGTTTTTATTGATGTTTCTTACCCTTCATCCATGGTGGACCTTTCCCGAAAGGCAAAGCATTACTGTGTAAGCGAACTGAAAAAGGACCTCGAAGAAAATAACATTTCAAAAGAGCTTCCCATCTATGCTTACCACCTTAAATTTCCGTTTGTTGAAGAAATAAAAGAAGAGCTTTCCAAACTAAAGTGGAACATTAAAGTTCTATCTGACGGCAAAACTGTAGAGGTGTAA